The following proteins are co-located in the Deltaproteobacteria bacterium HGW-Deltaproteobacteria-2 genome:
- a CDS encoding long-chain fatty acid--CoA ligase, translating into MEEFQMHTWTLDKPDNLIDWWEESAAKFADRRLFGTKNKNGVYEWVTFKEVDTRINNLRAGLAQLGIGNGDAVGIIANNRVEWAVAAFATWGRVARFVPMYEAELLQVWKYIITDSQINVLFVSKPEIYEKIKDFPKDIATLKHIFVIDAEGEHSMAAVEKMGAAKAVPSQRPQSDDIAELIYTSGTTGNPKGVLLSHGNFTSNALAGMKLYPELQENEVVNLVILPWAHSFGQTAELFALTYLGGAMGLAESPSTIVNDILQVRPTFMVAVPRVFNRIYDGLWTKMNKEGGLAKTLFVMGVEAARKKRELAAKGKSDLMTNLKFQLSDKIVFKKIRERLGGRLMGSMSGSAAMNPEIAQFFFDIGIPIYDCYGLTETSPAAAMNGSLDYRLGSVGKAIEKVKIVIDQSVVEEGATDGEIIIYGPNVMKGYHNRPEDTKAAMTPDGGFRTGDRGRLDKDGFLYITGRIKEQYKLENGKFCFPVALEEEICLVHFVQQAVIYGLNRPFNICIVVPDPEVLLNYAKEKGLPGDIQTLVARQDIIDMISEDIMNHLKGKFGGYEIPKKFLLIPEPFSLDNGTLTPTMKLKRNVVLTKLKDKIEALYK; encoded by the coding sequence ATGGAGGAATTTCAAATGCATACCTGGACATTAGACAAGCCGGACAATTTGATTGATTGGTGGGAAGAGAGCGCTGCCAAATTTGCCGATCGAAGACTTTTCGGGACGAAAAACAAAAACGGTGTTTACGAGTGGGTAACATTTAAAGAGGTCGACACACGGATTAACAATCTCCGTGCAGGGCTTGCCCAACTTGGAATTGGCAACGGCGACGCCGTCGGAATAATCGCCAACAACCGTGTGGAATGGGCTGTTGCCGCTTTTGCCACATGGGGACGAGTTGCACGTTTTGTTCCTATGTATGAAGCGGAGCTGCTTCAGGTATGGAAATACATCATTACCGACAGTCAGATAAACGTCCTCTTTGTTTCAAAGCCGGAAATTTATGAAAAAATAAAGGATTTCCCTAAAGATATCGCTACCCTTAAGCATATATTCGTCATTGATGCCGAAGGAGAACACTCAATGGCCGCGGTTGAAAAAATGGGTGCGGCAAAAGCGGTTCCTTCCCAACGTCCTCAATCTGACGACATTGCGGAGCTCATCTACACATCCGGCACAACCGGCAATCCCAAAGGCGTTTTGCTATCCCACGGCAATTTTACCAGCAATGCATTGGCAGGTATGAAGTTGTATCCTGAACTTCAAGAGAATGAAGTTGTGAATCTGGTTATTCTGCCCTGGGCCCATTCATTCGGTCAAACTGCTGAATTATTTGCGCTTACGTATCTTGGCGGAGCTATGGGTTTGGCGGAAAGTCCATCAACAATTGTCAATGACATCCTTCAAGTAAGACCCACATTTATGGTTGCTGTGCCTCGCGTCTTCAACAGGATTTACGATGGTCTTTGGACTAAGATGAACAAGGAAGGAGGATTGGCAAAAACTCTCTTTGTGATGGGTGTTGAAGCTGCGAGGAAAAAACGGGAACTGGCGGCAAAAGGGAAATCCGATCTCATGACTAACCTTAAATTCCAACTGTCGGATAAGATTGTTTTCAAAAAAATAAGAGAGCGTCTCGGTGGCAGACTAATGGGTTCAATGAGCGGCAGTGCGGCCATGAACCCAGAAATTGCTCAGTTCTTCTTCGATATAGGCATTCCCATCTACGATTGCTACGGTCTGACGGAAACATCGCCGGCAGCCGCAATGAATGGCTCCCTTGATTACCGATTAGGCAGTGTCGGCAAGGCTATTGAGAAAGTCAAAATCGTTATCGACCAGTCCGTAGTTGAAGAAGGCGCGACGGACGGTGAAATTATTATTTACGGCCCCAATGTCATGAAGGGCTATCACAACAGACCTGAAGACACGAAAGCTGCCATGACACCAGACGGTGGCTTTCGCACCGGAGATCGCGGCCGACTGGATAAGGATGGATTTCTCTATATCACCGGCCGCATCAAAGAACAGTACAAACTGGAAAATGGAAAATTCTGCTTCCCCGTTGCTTTAGAAGAAGAAATCTGTCTAGTTCATTTTGTTCAGCAGGCAGTCATTTACGGCTTGAACCGGCCTTTCAACATTTGCATTGTCGTTCCTGATCCTGAAGTTCTGCTGAATTACGCCAAAGAAAAAGGATTGCCGGGTGATATTCAAACACTGGTTGCGCGTCAGGATATTATCGATATGATCAGCGAGGATATTATGAATCATCTGAAAGGAAAGTTCGGCGGTTATGAAATACCCAAAAAATTTCTGCTTATTCCGGAACCATTCAGTCTGGATAATGGCACACTGACACCGACAATGAAACTTAAACGTAATGTTGTTCTTACAAAATTAAAGGATAAAATCGAAGCGCTTTATAAATAG
- a CDS encoding flavodoxin: protein MAKILIVYHSQTGKTQKMAQAVAEGAKSIEGVEVILKKAADATLEDLLTADGLAIGTPENFGYMSGMVKDFFDRTYYSAHEKVFRKPFVVFISAGNDGTGALRAIDRIALGYKFKTVFQPVIAKGEITKEILAQCVELGATIAGGCQMGIY, encoded by the coding sequence ATGGCTAAAATATTAATCGTTTATCATTCGCAGACAGGGAAAACTCAAAAGATGGCGCAGGCTGTTGCTGAAGGTGCAAAGTCTATCGAAGGCGTGGAAGTGATCTTGAAGAAGGCCGCAGACGCCACGCTGGAAGATCTTTTGACAGCCGACGGTCTGGCTATCGGCACGCCGGAGAACTTTGGTTACATGTCCGGGATGGTGAAGGATTTTTTTGACCGCACTTATTACAGCGCGCATGAAAAGGTCTTTCGTAAACCTTTTGTTGTGTTCATCAGTGCGGGAAACGACGGCACAGGAGCACTAAGAGCTATCGATCGCATCGCGCTGGGCTATAAATTTAAAACTGTTTTTCAGCCGGTTATAGCCAAGGGTGAGATTACAAAAGAAATTCTTGCTCAATGTGTTGAACTGGGCGCAACCATCGCCGGTGGTTGCCAGATGGGCATCTATTAA
- a CDS encoding SET domain-containing protein-lysine N-methyltransferase has translation MQEENKFKQATRTANPRSKTSNRGRRIQIRKSGIHGKGVYAIRPIKAGDKVLEYKGEIITWKKALDRHPHDESQPNHTFYFHLDDGHVIDAKHTGNSAKWINHSCEPNLEAEQDGYRIVLKALRDINAGEELSYDYGLVIDARRTSKLKKEYACLCRANNCRGTMLNCK, from the coding sequence ATGCAAGAAGAAAATAAATTTAAGCAAGCCACCAGGACGGCCAATCCCAGGTCAAAGACATCTAACAGAGGTCGCCGCATCCAGATACGCAAATCAGGCATCCACGGCAAGGGCGTCTATGCCATACGTCCCATCAAGGCCGGCGACAAGGTCTTGGAGTATAAGGGAGAGATCATAACTTGGAAGAAAGCCCTGGACCGTCATCCCCACGACGAAAGCCAGCCCAATCACACTTTCTATTTCCACCTGGATGACGGCCACGTCATCGACGCCAAGCACACTGGCAACTCCGCCAAATGGATTAATCACTCCTGCGAACCAAATCTGGAAGCCGAACAGGATGGCTACCGCATCGTCCTTAAAGCCCTGCGCGACATCAATGCCGGCGAGGAACTATCTTACGATTACGGTCTGGTGATCGACGCTCGCCGGACATCCAAGCTAAAGAAAGAATACGCCTGCTTGTGCCGCGCCAACAATTGTCGCGGCACCATGCTGAACTGTAAATAA
- a CDS encoding MerR family transcriptional regulator gives MSVTYTISEIAKKFGLSRSTLLYYDKIGLLSPRERSGADYRIYSEQDYLLMEEISRLRNAGIPLRVIRKLVSGGSSHRTEILHRRLKDINDEISRLRQQQKFILSLLDDKTLIRSTRVLTKEKWIKYLRKAGLDENGMERWHTEFETSSPEAHQDFLESLGLLGEEILLIRKRCQKIKQIHQRKK, from the coding sequence ATGTCTGTGACCTATACTATTTCGGAGATTGCCAAAAAATTTGGATTGTCGAGAAGCACGCTTCTTTATTATGACAAAATCGGACTTCTGTCGCCGCGGGAAAGAAGCGGGGCGGATTATCGTATTTATTCCGAACAGGACTATCTGCTGATGGAAGAAATTTCCCGGTTGCGGAATGCCGGCATTCCATTAAGAGTGATTAGAAAACTTGTCAGCGGCGGCTCATCACATCGCACGGAAATATTACACCGGAGGCTCAAGGACATTAATGATGAAATCAGCCGTCTACGCCAGCAGCAAAAATTTATTCTCAGTCTGCTGGATGATAAAACGCTGATCCGTTCGACACGCGTTTTAACGAAAGAAAAATGGATCAAATACTTGCGCAAGGCCGGTTTGGATGAGAACGGTATGGAACGCTGGCATACGGAGTTCGAAACGTCATCGCCTGAAGCACATCAGGATTTTCTGGAATCCCTGGGTCTCCTCGGCGAAGAAATTCTTCTGATCAGGAAAAGATGCCAAAAAATAAAACAGATACATCAAAGGAAAAAGTGA